A region from the Aegilops tauschii subsp. strangulata cultivar AL8/78 chromosome 5, Aet v6.0, whole genome shotgun sequence genome encodes:
- the LOC109773045 gene encoding uncharacterized protein produces the protein MSVIEKGESSAQRKASYARRKNTACKESLALPHPDLANSTSECPASTCRAIPLSRAVEDDSSDGDPLTIMPNYIVGTNEDIDGFRDRIMGDEPTPPDLMDEEYYMFRDQGSDNDTMEDDEEASMSSAIPSEVDPLDFVYTNIPDTTHILKLAANCKHCKAKKFESETDGFCYRNGQIKLKQPEPIPELMRLWSSMDADSRHFRENIRFFNGHFAFTTLGVSLDENYTNMKSGVYTFRAHGTIYHNVHSFRPSSRPEHLQLYFYDDDPTITHRQAATKQLDQDVVKKLVDILKENPYSQQFRSLGAHKDNLDDYRIDLNTDKRLDQRTYNRPLSSEVAAIWVEGNDLAKRFDQRITLCGNNNERHSIRVTSGAYDPLSYPLFYPRGELGWHPKLPKCNVPWEVVLHPQLGHDDEEDAEGNSRLCVSVRDYYCYMLQTRPAIFNPILCGARLLQHWAVDMYVKIESCRLRWYRKNWTQIRADLYKGFVDAITSGETRASAVGVRIVLPGTYPGGDRDMKKRHMDAMAIVHTYRKPDIFLTMTCNPKWEEITNELLPAQGKDSYPVYGRRDDGRRAKVRGKMLDNRWVVPYNSYLLRMFNCHINVEVCSSIKAVKYLYKYIYKGHDKASFSIDQPDADGNIDEIKRYVDARVAFNAQADLKNVVASENASKSMLTEYFKANQEHPRARHILYKDFPGSFTWHKKKKFWKPRVEHFQIGRIVSANPAKGERYYLRVLLNHVTGKTSFDDLLTMDGVLCGSFREAAERLGLIEADNTLDDCLTEAEQWVMPCSLRRLFTTILVHCEPGDVRGLWDRHLEPMSDDYRRTRTSPNEVEQMVLLDIRGMLQSMGEDIVDFALPSIDDAFDPTKGEAREVIEESTVEFDVDDTKLASSLNLEQRAAYDKILTAVERGDGGVFFVDGPGGTGKTFLYRAMLAKVRNGGKIGTATATSGVAASIMPGGRTAHSRFKIPLSCDDGASCSFTK, from the exons ATGTCGGTGATTGAGAAGGGGGAGTCAAGTGCTCAAAGGAAGGCCAGTTATGCTAGAAGGAAAAACACCGCGTGCAAAGAATCCCTCGCACTCCCACATCCAGACCTAGCAAACTCAACCTCTGAATGTCCCGCATCCACCTGCCGCGCAATACCCCTCTCTCGGGCCGTCGAAGATGATTCATCTGATGGCGATCCTCTGACGATCATGCCGAATTACATTGTTGGTACCAATG AGGACATCGATGGGTTCCGAGACCGCATCATGGGCGATGAGCCGACGCCACCCGACTTGATGGATGAGGAGTACTACATGTTTCGCGACCAAG GATCCGATAATGACACCATGGAGGATGACGAGGAAGCGAGCATGTCGTCTGCTATACCTAGCGAGGTTGATCCATTAGACTTTGTCTACACAAACATCCCAGACACCACTCACATCCTGAAGCTCGCCGCAAACTGCAAACACTGCAAGGCCAAAAAGTTTGAGTCTGAGACTGACGGGTTCTGCTATCGCAATGGCCAGATCAAACTTAAGCAACCAGAACCAATCCCAGAGTTGATGAGGCTGTGGTCCAGCATGGATGCAGATTCTAGACATTTTCGGGAGAACATACGGTTCTTCAACGGGCATTTCGCCTTCACAACCCTTGGCGTCAGCCTTGATGAGAATTACACAAACATGAAGTCTGGGGTGTACACATTCCGGGCACACGGCACCATCTACCACAATGTGCATTCGTTCAGGCCTAGCTCCCGTCCAGAACATCTGCAGTTGTACTTCTATGATGATGACCCAACCATAACTCATCGTCAGGCGGCCACCAAGCAATTAGACCAGGATGTCGTGAAGAAGTTAGTAGACATACTCAAAGAAAACCCGTACTCCCAGCAATTTAGGAGTTTGGGTGCACACAAGGACAACCTCGATGATTATAGGATAGACCTTAACACCGATAAGAGGCTTGACCAAAGAACATATAATAGACCGTTGTCATCTGAGGTCGCTGCAATTTGGGTTGAGGGAAACGACCTAGCAAAAAGGTTTGACCAGAGGATAACACTTTGTGGTAACAACAACGAAAGGCACAGTATACGTGTGACCTCCGGAGCATATGACCCGTTGTCTTATCCCCTATTCTATCCAAGGGGGGAACTAGGTTGGCATCCGAAGCTACCTAAATGTAATGTACCTTGGGAGGTTGTACTACATCCTCAACTCGGccatgatgatgaggaggatgcaG AGGGGAATAGCAGGTTGTGCGTCTCCGTGAGAGACTACTACTGTTACATGCTGCAGACACGGCCTGCGATCTTCAATCCCATACTCTGTGGAGCACGCCTGTTGCAGCACTGGGCGGTCGACATGTACGTCAAGATTGAGAGTTGTCGATTGAGGTGGTACAGGAAGAACTGGACGCAGATTCGTGCCGACTTGTATAAAGGATTCGTTGATGCGATCACATCAGGGGAGACGCGAGCAAGCGCTGTTGGGGTAAGAATAGTGCTCCCTGGAACATACCCTGGTGGCGACCGCGACATGAAGAAGAGGCATATGGATGCCATGGCAATTGTCCATACATACAGGAAACCTGACATCTTCTTGACCATGACTTGCAATCCTAAATGGGAAGAGATAACGAATGAGTTGCTGCCTG CACAGGGGAAGGACTCATACCCAGTTTATGGGCGTAGAGACGATGGAAGACGTGCTAAGGTCCGAGGGAAGATGTTGGACAACAGATGGGTTGTGCCTTATAACTCATACCTTCTGCGGATGTTCAATTGCCACATCAACGTTGAGGTCTGCTCTAGCATAAAGGCCGTCAAATATCTTTACAAGTACATTTACAAGGGCCATGATAAGGCTTCTTTCAGCATAGACCAGCCCGATGCCGATGGTAACATTGATGAGATCAAGAGATACGTTGACGCAAG GGTTGCATTCAATGCGCAGGCTGACTTGAAGAATGTTGTCGCCTCCGAAAATGCTTCAAAATCCATGTTAACGGAGTATTTCAAGGCTAACCAGGAACACCCTCGGGCTAGGCATATATTGTACAAGGATTTTCCCGGAAGCTTCACGTGGCATAAGAAAAAGAAGTTTTGGAAGCCGCGGGTCGAGCATTTTCAAATAGGTCGTATCGTGTCTGCCAATCCTGCCAAGGGGGAGCGATACTACCTGCGTGTGTTGCTAAACCATGTTACGGGCAAAACATCCTTCGATGACTTGCTCACCATGGATGGCGTGCTATGTGGGAGCTTTAGAGAAGCTGCTGAAAGGTTGGGACTCATCGAGGCAGACAACACGCTCGACGACTGTCTTACTGAGGCTGAGCAGTGGGTGATGCCATGTTCTCTTAGGAGGCTCTTCACAACCATCTTGGTGCACTGCGAGCCAGGCGACGTGCGCGGTTTATGGGATAGGCACCTCGAGCCTATGTCTGATGACTATCGTCGAACACGCACGTCCCCGAACGAGGTGGAGCAGATGGTGTTGCTTGACATTAGGGGTATGTTGCAGTCCATGGGTGAAGACATTGTTGATTTCGCTCTTCCAAGCATCGATGATGCGTTTGACCCAACCAAGGGCGAGGCCAGAGAGGTCATCGAGGAATCAACCGTTGAGTTTGACGTGGATGACACTAAATTGGCATCTTCCCTGAACTTGGAGCAGAGGGCCGCATACGACAAGATACTAACGGCTGTTGAACGCGGTGATGGGGGTGTATTCTTTGTTGATGGACCTGGAGGTACAGGGAAGACCTTCCTATACAGGGCGATGCTTGCCAAGGTGAGGAACGGGGGCAAGATTGGTACCGCTACCGCGACATCGGGCGTCGCCGCTTCTATCATGCCTGGCGGCAGGACTGCCCACTCGAGGTTCAAGATCCCATTGAGTTGCGATGATGGAGCCTCGTGCAGCTTCACCAAGTAG
- the LOC109758345 gene encoding uncharacterized protein: MTKQQAVEALDNSMRDIMGIRDRPFGGKTVVFGGDFRQVLPVVRRGSRGQIIDATLRSSHLWKGMRQLRLITNMRAHNGTWFADYLLRVGNGTEDVDDQGEVDDLEKLIDHVFPSLDDNMSDSNYMTSRAILSTTNDNVDKINIHMIECFHGDEVIYHSFDSAEDDPYGYYAQEFQNGLTPNGLPPHALKLKLNCPIILLRNIDPANGLCNGTRLVVRCFERNTVDAEIVIGQHAGRRVFLPRIPLCPSENDMFPFKFKRKQFPIRLSFAMTINKAQGQTILIVGVYLPNPVFSHGQLYVALSRATAKRNIKILIQKEKPKEKANKQKDNPKKRKRPTVSLLTSMKNIVYKEVLTG, encoded by the exons ATGACGAAGCAACAAGCGGTCGAGGCATTGGACAATAGCATGCGCGACATCATGGGAATACGCGACCGACCCTTTGGAGGAAAGACTGTTGTTTTTGGCGGGGACTTTAGGCAGGTGCTTCCGGTCGTCAGAAGGGGGTCGCGGGGCCAGATAATTGATGCAACCCTCCGAAGTTCTCATCTATGGAAGGGTATGCGGCAGCTTCGGCTCATCACCAACATGAGGGCTCATAATGGCACGTGGTTTGCAGATTACTTGCTAAGGGTCGGCAATGGCACTGAGGATGTCGACGATCAAG GCGAggttgacgacctggagaagctTATTGACCATGTGTTTCCGAGTCTAGATGACAACATGTCTGATTCGAATTACATGACATCTCGCGCAATCCTTTCCACGACAAACGACAACGTCGACAAGATAAACATCCACATGATAGAGTGTTTTCATGGAGATGAAGTAATCTACCATAGCTTTGACAGTGCGGAGGACGACCCATATGGCTACTACGCTCAGGAGTTTCAGAATGGATTGACTCCCAACGGTCTTCCTCCGCATGCACTCAAACTAAAGCTGAACTGCCCTATCATACTTCTAAGGAACATTGATCCAGCTAATGGACTGTGTAACGGCACTAGGCTTGTTGTTAGATGTTTTGAGAGGAACACCGTTGATGCAGAAATCGTGATTGGACAACACGCTGGCAGGAGGGTCTTCCTTCCTCGGATACCTCTCTGCCCATCTGAAAACGACATGTTTCCATTCAAGTTTAAGAGGAAGCAATTTCCTATAAGGCTTAGCTTTGCTATGACCATTAACAAGGCTCAAGGGCAGACCATCCTGATTGTTGGTGTCTACCTACCCAATCCCGTGTTCTCTCATGGTCAACTCTATGTTGCTTTGTCTCGAGCCACCGCAAAGAGAAACATAAAGATACTCATTCAAAAGGAGAAGCCGAAGGAGAAGGCCAACAAGCAAAAGGACAATCCAAAGAAGCGAAAAAGACCGACCGTGTCCTTACTGACCTCGATGAAGAACATCGTCTACAAGGAAGTCCTTACAGGCTGA